The genomic DNA TGTGGTTTCGGACGCATGGGGCAAAACTTGGTTAGCGAACTGGCCAGTCAAGGGCGTCCTTTGGTGGTTATTGATACGGATCCTAATGTGATCCAAGAAAACAGTACACTGCCTATGATTTGTTGGCAGGGCGATGCCACGGAGGAGTCCACGCTCGAAGCGGTTGGCATCGTGCGGGCAAAGACATTGGTCATTTCCTTGCCCAACGACGCCGAGAGTGTCTTTGTCACGCTGACCGCTCGGAATCTAAATCCCGACTTGCAGATCATCGCGCGGGCAGAGAAGCAGAGCACGGGGAAAAAATTGCGGCAGGCTGGCGCGACGAAGGTGGTGATGCCCACGCTGGTCGGAGCCCGTCAGATGTTCCGCCTGATCACGCGCCCGACGACTGCAGATCTGATGGAACGGGTTTCAGAGAGCGCGTTTGTCGAGTTGGACCTCGATGAGTTCTTAATTCCCGAAGGCTGCTCCTTGGTGGGGATGACCGTTGAGCAAACCGACGCGCATCGCCGCCATAAGCTGCTGGTGATTGCTGTCAAAAAAACGGACGAGCATTTGGTA from Rosistilla carotiformis includes the following:
- a CDS encoding potassium channel family protein, which encodes MKTPLMRIRYGAIILVLIVALAVVGFRYLGDYDWIGAIWMVVITISTVGYGEQSNMPPELKLFTVVVILFGMSAAAYTFGGLFQLMMAGELDRAIGRQRMTYDLNKMTDHIIVCGFGRMGQNLVSELASQGRPLVVIDTDPNVIQENSTLPMICWQGDATEESTLEAVGIVRAKTLVISLPNDAESVFVTLTARNLNPDLQIIARAEKQSTGKKLRQAGATKVVMPTLVGARQMFRLITRPTTADLMERVSESAFVELDLDEFLIPEGCSLVGMTVEQTDAHRRHKLLVIAVKKTDEHLVFNPEGEYVFEPLDIIMIMGHSEDIARFRNAYGIA